A single Vicugna pacos chromosome 15, VicPac4, whole genome shotgun sequence DNA region contains:
- the ADGRF3 gene encoding adhesion G-protein coupled receptor F3, protein MPGSTLNLTLLTSQEITNLKWFLWRTGSPSPILLQAGTCVSLTSSRGRALLSIVNITYKWAASSFNTSDSQCFVLAVQRCPAADTTYTCDLQSPGLSPLRVLVSVTIIQGGDTTCPEDSSAGAWNVTKAGHVAQAPCPGNKTGTVKRTCRPDGAWGPNHSSCTDTGLLALLYRARLLRAGQGWPDEEVPQILAQLPDQVVVVTSPSDLLALVNTIKVLAKIVASARIQLNGSALEALLKTTDKVLDMDASSLWTTARAQISAVGSNLLLAVETLACSLCPQDHPFSFGLPNVQLQTQLLRPTLPSDYRVSSSTQPMLQAHIPKHSLAPLGHNGTNVSVTSLMLQKLDHFLPSNYGQGLGDSLYATPGLVLAISIMAGGQIFNKAEVIMDFGDTNGTPHCVFWDHDLFQGKGGWSDAGCQVQAASASPTTHCICQHLTAFSILMSRHTVPKNTLLELLGQVGLGASIVALLVCLGVYRLVWRFVVQSKVAYLRHAALLNVVLCLLAADTCFLGASLLPPGPHSPLCLATAFLCHFLYLATFFWMLAQALMLAHQLLFVFHQLSRHRVLSLMVFLGYLCPMGFAGVTLGLYLPRGQYLGEGACWLDKKGGVFYTFVGPVLAIMGVNGLVLAMAVLKLLRPSLSEGPQVEKRQALLGVIKALLILTPIFGLTWALGLATLLEEVSIVPHYLFTALNTSHGVFILLFGCLMDRKVQEALRKHFCRSQPPNSTISLATNETYIP, encoded by the exons ATGCCTGGCAGCACCCTGAACCTGACCCTTCTCACAAGCCAGGAGATCACCAACCTGAAATGGTTCCTGTGGCGCACGGGGagccccagccccatcctccTGCAGGCAGGGACATGTGTGTCCTTGACCTCCAGCCGGGGCCGGGCTCTCCTCAGCATCGTCAACATCACCTATAAATGGGCAG CCTCCTCATTCAACACATCGGACTCCCAGTGCTTTGTGCTGGCTGTTCAGCGCTGCCCTGCAGCTGACACCACGTACACTTGTGACctgcagagcccaggactgagcccTCTCAGGGTCCTCGTCTCTGTTACCATCATCCAGG GTGGAGACACCACCTGCCCTGAGGACTCTTCAGCTGGTGCCTGGAACGTCACCAAGGCTGGCCATGTGGCCCAGGCCCCATGTCCTGGGAATAAGACGGGCACAGTGAAGAGGACTTGTAGGCCTGATGGGGCCTGGGGGCCCAACCATAGCAGCTGCACAGACACAGGGCTCCTGGCCTTGCTTTATAGAGCCCGG CTGCTGCGGGCAGGCCAGGGCTGGCCTGATGAGGAGGTGCCACAGATCCTGGCGCAGCTGCCTGACCAGGTAGTGGTGGTGACCTCACCCTCTGACTTATTAGCACTGGTGAACACCATAAAAGTCCTGGCCAAAATAGTGGCAAGTGCCAGAATACAGCTCAATGGCAGTGCCCTGGAG GCTCTGCTGAAAACCACAGACAAGGTCCTTGACATGGACGCCAGTTCCCTGTGGaccacagcccgggcccagatcTCCGCAGTGGGCTCCAATCTCCTGCTGGCTGTGGAGACCCTAGCATGCAGTCTGTGCCCACAGGATCACCCCTTCTCCTTCGGCTTGCCCAACGTGCAGCTGCAGACCCAGCTCCTCAGGCCCACACTTCCTTCCGACTATAGAGTCTCCTCCTCTACTCAGCCCATGCTGCAGGCGCACATTCCCAAGCACTCACTGGCCCCACTGGGCCATAATGGAACCAACGTCAGTGTTACTAGCCTGATGCTGCAAAAACTGGACCACTTTCTGCCTTCAAACTACGGACAAGGGCTGGGGGACTCCCTCTATGCCACTCCTGGTCTGGTCCTTGCCATCTCCATCATGGCAGGTGGCCAGATCTTCAACAAGGCAGAGGTCATCATGGACTTTGGGGACACAAATGGCACCCCTCACTGTGTCTTCTGGGACCACGATCTCTTCCAGGGCAAGGGGGGCTGGTCTGATGCAGGGTGCCAGGTGCAGGCAGCCAGTGCCAGCCCCACCACTCACTGTATCTGCCAGCACCTCACTGCCTTCTCCATCCTTATGTCTAGACACACAGTTCCAAAAAACACCCTCCTGGAGCTGCTGGGTCAGGTGGGCTTGGGGGCCTCCATTGTGGCCCTGCttgtgtgtctgggtgtgtatAGGCTAGTGTGGAGATTTGTGGTGCAGAGCAAAGTTGCCTACTTACGCCATGCGGCCCTGCTCAATGTGGTGCTCTGCCTGCTGGCGGCAGACACCTGCTTCCTCGGAGCCTCGCTGCTTCCTCCAGGGCCCCACAGCCCACTCTGCCTGGCCACCGCCTTTCTCTGTCATTTCCTCTACCTGGCCACCTTCTTCTGGATGCTGGCTCAGGCTCTGATGTTGGCCCACCAGCTACTCTTTGTCTTCCATCAGCTGTCCAGGCACCGAGTACTCTCCCTGATGGTGTTCCTTGGCTACCTGTGCCCGATGGGGTTTGCAGGTGTTACCCTGGGCCTCTACCTACCCCGAGGGCAAtacctgggggagggggcatgtTGGTTGGACAAGAAGGGAGGAGTGTTCTACACCTTCGTGGGGCCAGTGCTGGCCATCATGGGTGTGAACGGGCTAGTACTAGCCATGGCCGTGCTGAAGCTGCTGAGACCTTCGCTGTCAGAGGGACCCCAGGTGGAGAAGCGTCAAGCCCTCCTGGGAGTGATCAAAGCCCTGCTCATTCTCACACCCATCTTCGGTCTCACCTGGGCGCTGGGCCTGGCCACTCTGTTAGAGGAAGTCTCCATAGTCCCCCACTACCTCTTCACAGCTCTCAATACCTCCCAC GGTGTCTTCATCTTATTGTTCGGCTGCCTCATGGACAGGAAG GTTCAAGAGGCTTTGCGCAAACATTTTTGCCGCTCCCAGCCCCCCAACTCCACCATCTCCCTG GCCACAAATGAAACCTACATCCCATAA